A genomic segment from Sphingomonas oryzagri encodes:
- the phoU gene encoding phosphate signaling complex protein PhoU, with protein sequence MATTGHTVKAFDSDLGQIRGLVSEMGGRAEAAITAAIQALSRIDLEAAAMVVQEDRKIDELEAEIERSVLRLIALRAPMADDLRDAVAALKISGVIERIGDYAKNIAKRVPLLAEMRSSEPMAILPAMARSVSDMVRGALDAYAARDAAGAVAVQEADRHVDDFYNSLFRTLLTYMMENPTSITESAHLLFIAKNLERIGDHATNIAEMVFFAATGEQLIERPRGGDPLTPGAE encoded by the coding sequence ATGGCGACCACCGGCCACACCGTAAAGGCGTTCGACAGCGATCTCGGCCAGATCCGGGGCCTCGTCTCCGAGATGGGCGGCCGTGCCGAGGCGGCGATCACCGCCGCGATCCAGGCGCTCTCGCGCATTGATCTCGAAGCCGCCGCGATGGTGGTGCAGGAGGATCGCAAGATCGACGAGCTGGAGGCCGAGATCGAGCGCTCCGTGCTCCGCCTGATCGCGCTGCGCGCGCCGATGGCCGACGATCTGCGCGACGCGGTCGCCGCGCTCAAGATTTCCGGCGTGATCGAACGCATCGGCGACTATGCCAAGAACATCGCCAAGCGCGTGCCGCTGCTCGCCGAGATGCGCTCGTCCGAGCCGATGGCGATCCTGCCGGCGATGGCCCGTTCGGTCAGCGACATGGTGCGCGGCGCGCTCGACGCCTATGCGGCGCGCGACGCCGCCGGCGCGGTGGCGGTGCAGGAAGCCGATCGCCACGTCGATGATTTCTACAACTCGCTGTTCCGCACCCTCCTCACCTACATGATGGAGAACCCGACCAGCATCACCGAATCGGCGCACCTGCTGTTCATCGCCAAGAATCTCGAGCGGATCGGCGATCACGCGACCAACATCGCCGAGATGGTGTTCTTCGCCGCCACCGGCGAGCAGCTGATCGAGCGTCCGCGCGGCGGCGACCCCCTCACGCCGGGCGCGGAGTAA
- a CDS encoding PstS family phosphate ABC transporter substrate-binding protein, giving the protein MRRLALLALLPLAACSKAPTGAAPHQIHIAGSSAGYLLSTEVAERLMREDPDVLAPLVRAGGTGEGIARFCDRDNPTRPDILITTRKMTADEQARCAANGSTDIEQKPIGTTAVVLVEAKGAPTFSDLSRFDIAKALTSNAKTWANVRPGLPAIPIVIHGPTPTPGIADTLYGPILQDAQKVRTDGAYAGHGADAAMVARIVAGNPGAIGIVPLAQALALKDQLTILHPPRPTLRSDDPAAQLQADVGTSTKSMANTYGTAIRLFLVSRHSDEGRVPGLRALLEYYHDDVIDNHLEFEQPTFLRG; this is encoded by the coding sequence ATGCGTCGCCTCGCCTTGCTCGCCCTCCTCCCGCTAGCCGCCTGCTCGAAGGCGCCGACCGGCGCCGCGCCGCACCAGATCCACATCGCCGGATCGAGCGCCGGTTACCTGCTCTCTACCGAAGTCGCCGAGCGGCTGATGCGCGAGGATCCGGACGTGCTGGCCCCACTGGTCCGCGCGGGCGGCACCGGTGAGGGCATCGCCCGCTTCTGCGACAGGGACAATCCGACCCGCCCCGACATCCTGATCACCACGCGCAAGATGACGGCCGACGAGCAGGCCCGCTGCGCCGCGAACGGATCGACCGATATCGAGCAGAAGCCAATCGGCACTACAGCGGTCGTGCTGGTCGAGGCGAAGGGGGCCCCGACCTTCTCCGACCTCTCCCGTTTTGACATCGCCAAGGCGCTGACCTCGAACGCGAAGACATGGGCCAATGTACGCCCCGGCCTGCCCGCCATCCCGATCGTCATCCACGGTCCGACACCGACGCCCGGCATCGCCGACACGCTCTACGGCCCGATCCTGCAGGATGCTCAGAAGGTGCGCACTGACGGTGCCTATGCGGGCCACGGCGCGGATGCTGCGATGGTCGCCCGCATTGTAGCCGGGAATCCCGGCGCGATCGGCATCGTTCCGCTCGCCCAAGCCCTAGCGCTCAAGGATCAACTTACCATCCTGCATCCGCCGCGCCCCACCTTGCGATCCGACGACCCGGCGGCACAATTGCAAGCCGATGTCGGGACAAGCACGAAGAGCATGGCTAACACCTATGGTACGGCGATCCGGCTCTTTCTTGTCAGCAGACACAGCGACGAAGGGCGCGTCCCAGGATTGCGCGCCCTGCTCGAATATTACCACGATGACGTGATCGACAACCACCTCGAGTTCGAGCAGCCGACCTTCCTGCGGGGTTGA
- a CDS encoding HPr-rel-A system PqqD family peptide chaperone: MRYAADPPTARLTVALDALVAIYHRPSGTTHLLASPAPELLDALGEGAADAPELLARLSRQFELPDAAAEAIEARMEELVAAGLAWRA, translated from the coding sequence ATGCGCTACGCGGCCGATCCGCCGACGGCCCGGCTGACGGTCGCGCTGGACGCGCTGGTCGCGATCTACCACCGGCCTTCCGGCACGACGCACCTGCTCGCTTCGCCCGCGCCCGAGCTGCTCGATGCGCTGGGTGAGGGGGCGGCGGATGCGCCCGAACTGCTCGCGCGACTGTCGCGGCAGTTCGAGCTGCCCGATGCCGCCGCCGAGGCGATCGAGGCGCGGATGGAGGAACTGGTCGCGGCGGGCCTCGCCTGGCGCGCATGA
- a CDS encoding ATP-binding protein: protein MERIGIAGVLGGLALVCGLALALAAAAEPVTLSAGILLGVGIALLMWVAQRWSREPKPEAEPAPPPAPAAPKVEDLLGAVDDPLLLVEGRQVVRANAAAIRVLGEHVVGDDVRVAIRHPAAAELLTRDANAEGSVDLIGLGAADRHWVLSTQPLGAGARLVRLSDRTATRATERIRVDFVANASHELRTPLASLIGFIETLEDANGPDEAPVRERFLKIMAGEARRMQRLVDDLISLSRIEADKHRTPSDTIALGALARETADTLRGDKTKDRIELAIEDGLPPVSGDRAQLSQLLHNLVGNALKYGDPAKAVRVKVMRSGTTMIRLAVADEGEGIAPQHLPRLTERFYRVDAGRSRQAGGTGLGLAIVKHIVERHRGRLDIASTQGVGTTVTVLLPIATTTQSVAAE, encoded by the coding sequence ATGGAGCGTATCGGCATAGCGGGCGTGTTGGGTGGTTTGGCGCTGGTCTGCGGGCTGGCGCTGGCGCTCGCCGCCGCAGCCGAGCCGGTGACGCTGTCGGCCGGGATCCTGCTCGGCGTCGGCATCGCGCTGCTGATGTGGGTCGCCCAGCGCTGGAGCCGGGAGCCGAAACCCGAGGCGGAGCCCGCGCCGCCCCCCGCCCCCGCCGCCCCCAAGGTCGAGGATCTGCTCGGCGCGGTCGACGATCCGCTGCTGCTGGTCGAAGGACGGCAGGTGGTCCGCGCCAACGCCGCCGCGATCCGTGTGCTCGGCGAGCATGTCGTCGGCGATGACGTCCGCGTCGCGATCCGCCATCCCGCGGCCGCAGAACTGCTGACCCGAGATGCCAATGCGGAAGGCAGCGTCGATCTCATCGGGCTGGGCGCGGCGGACCGGCATTGGGTGCTTTCCACCCAGCCGCTCGGCGCCGGCGCGCGCCTCGTCCGCCTGTCGGATCGCACCGCGACCCGCGCCACCGAGCGCATCCGCGTCGATTTCGTCGCGAATGCCAGCCATGAGCTGCGCACGCCGCTCGCCAGCCTGATCGGCTTCATCGAGACGCTGGAGGATGCCAACGGGCCGGACGAGGCGCCGGTGCGCGAGCGCTTCCTCAAGATCATGGCCGGCGAGGCGCGGCGGATGCAGCGGCTGGTCGACGACCTGATCTCGCTGTCGCGCATCGAGGCGGACAAGCACCGCACCCCGTCCGATACGATCGCGCTCGGCGCGCTGGCCCGCGAGACCGCCGACACGCTGCGCGGGGACAAGACCAAGGACCGGATCGAGCTGGCGATCGAGGATGGCCTGCCGCCGGTCTCGGGCGATCGCGCGCAGCTTTCGCAGCTGCTTCACAATCTCGTCGGCAACGCGCTCAAATATGGCGATCCGGCCAAGGCGGTGCGGGTGAAGGTGATGCGCAGCGGCACGACCATGATCCGGCTCGCCGTCGCCGACGAGGGCGAGGGCATCGCGCCCCAGCACCTCCCCCGCCTCACCGAGCGCTTCTACCGCGTGGATGCCGGGCGCAGCCGGCAGGCGGGCGGCACCGGCCTCGGCCTCGCCATCGTCAAGCACATCGTCGAGCGCCATCGCGGCCGGCTCGACATCGCCAGCACGCAGGGCGTCGGCACCACGGTGACGGTGCTGCTGCCGATCGCGACGACGACGCAGAGCGTGGCGGCGGAATGA